ATGCGCAGAGACGCGGGCTGTCAGGCAGTCAACAGTCTGACTTGTGTGGATGGGGGCAGGGTCCTCTGATTTGATATCCAGCATGTGTTTTATATAACTCCCGGGACACTGCACGTGTGCTACCAGCTCAGCCTGGCCACGCTACCACACCCCCGTTCATGCACGGTAAACGTCCCGACGTGCATGCAACCCCCCTGGGACGCCTGGAAAGCGACACACTGTGTCGACTTGAACCTGTCATCAGCTTGTCGTTTGTTTGAGCGATGATCTCCCAACGCAACATCCGAACAGTTGGTTCGCATTTTTTATGACTTGTCAAGGCAGCCTGGCCCAACCGACAGAcattttatttttcttttcaccttcaccccttcccccccaccattctcctcctctcattccctcaatcctcctcccctcccacatctGCCGGGGTTGTAACATGTACGGACTAGCTCAAACGGCTTTTTGAACGCCGCACCCGCTTGATCCTTCTCCGTCCTCTGTCTCGACTTCACCTCTTTCTTACAGTcagctccatcatcaccagagcTCACACCAAATCATGGCGGCTCCCCTAGGCCCAACAGCCTCCCCCGCCGACCCaggctccctcctccaaaccccctcccaccacgaCACCGCGAGAAGACCTCCCCCACAGTAGTCAAAGAAGCGGACAAGTTTACCCACTCCCTCCGCATCTGgctcgtcttcctcgtcctctgcctcctctccttcatctccgcCATCGACGCAacaatcatcaccatctccctcccaacgATAACCCACTCCCTCAACCACGGCTCCCCGGCTTCCAGCAACGACTACGTCTGGATAGCCAACACCTACCTCttcgcctccaccgccccccagCCCTTCTTCGGGTAGATATCCAACATTTTCGGCCGTCGCAACCCGATGCTCGTCTCCATCGCCTTGTTCGCCCTCGGGTCAGGCATCGCCGGTGGAGCGAGCAGCGTTGCCATGCTCATCGCGGGAAGAACAGTCCAAGGCCTCGGAACGGGGGGGTTATACGTCCTGAGCGATATCATCATCTGTGCCCTGACCCCCCAGGCATCGAGGGCCGTATCTAAGTGCTGTCTTGAGCACCGCTGCTATTGGGACCACCATCGGCCCCATCATAGGAGGTgcgttggcgagggcggattGGAGGTGGATCTTCTGGCTCAACCTGCCTGTTTCTGCTGTTGGGTccgttgttgttttgttacTTCTCCGGGTGAGGTATCAGagtttggggtggggggaggtggtgagacGGGTTGATTGGGTGGGCAACGGGCTGTTTATCCCCAGTATGGTCAGCCTGTTCTTTGGGCTTATCATGGGGGGCACGAGGGGTTACCCTTGGAAGAGCGAAAAGGTTGTTGTTCCGATAGTGGT
The sequence above is a segment of the Podospora pseudoanserina strain CBS 124.78 chromosome 5, whole genome shotgun sequence genome. Coding sequences within it:
- a CDS encoding hypothetical protein (EggNog:ENOG503NW5M; COG:U; antiSMASH:Cluster_8); translated protein: MISQRNIRTSAPSSPELTPNHGGSPRPNSLPRRPRLPPPNPLPPRHREKTSPTVVKEADKFTHSLRIWLVFLVLCLLSFISAIDATIITISLPTITHSLNHGSPASSNDYVWIANTYLFASTAPQPFFG